The following proteins come from a genomic window of Halomarina ordinaria:
- the cyaB gene encoding class IV adenylate cyclase: protein MYEVEVKLRADHDRLRERLDDRAVHEVTVDQADTYYDAPHRAFGETDEALRIRRETPADGEEAARITYKGPLVDGDSKTRAEFETGVDDGETMGAVLDRLGFTPVATVEKRRRVYSLDGYTVVLDEVTDLGQFVEIERECAEGAVEATREGVFERCRDLGLDPDDQLRTSYLELLLGDN from the coding sequence ATGTACGAAGTGGAGGTGAAGCTCCGCGCGGACCACGACCGACTCCGCGAGCGACTCGACGACCGCGCAGTCCACGAGGTGACCGTCGACCAGGCCGACACCTACTACGACGCCCCTCACCGGGCCTTCGGTGAGACCGACGAGGCGCTCCGTATCCGACGCGAGACCCCCGCCGACGGCGAGGAGGCCGCCCGCATCACCTACAAGGGGCCGCTGGTCGACGGCGACTCGAAGACCCGAGCGGAGTTCGAGACGGGCGTCGACGACGGGGAGACGATGGGAGCGGTCCTCGACCGGCTCGGCTTCACGCCGGTCGCGACCGTCGAGAAACGCCGTCGGGTCTACTCGCTCGACGGCTACACGGTCGTCCTCGACGAGGTGACCGACCTCGGACAGTTCGTCGAAATCGAGCGCGAGTGTGCGGAGGGGGCGGTCGAGGCGACCCGCGAGGGCGTGTTCGAACGCTGTCGGGACCTGGGTCTCGACCCCGACGACCAGCTGCGTACGTCGTACCTCGAACTCCTCCTCGGAGATAACTGA
- a CDS encoding FKBP-type peptidyl-prolyl cis-trans isomerase, translating into MSDEPEETEHEQTEAEEAETAEADGLQDGDFVRLAYTARTVEGDQLVDTTDEEVADEEGIDTEERAFEPRVIVLGAGHIFDAVEDDIVGKEVGDSGSVTVPAAEAFGEYNQEEVKTVSADKIPEDDRYPGAQVQVDNQQGYLETIIGGRARVDFNHPLAGEDIEYEYEVVDVVEDTLDRAKGLFGMYLDADLEMSVETDEVEEEQLVESDEDEEDEEDEEDEDAEPEYETVTVEKETLYVEATPQLSFNQQWMFQKQQIAQQIMDQVGLDRVIIQETIEDQAAGMGGMMGGMGGMGGMGGGDLEAALEEADVDADDIVDELDEE; encoded by the coding sequence ATGAGCGACGAACCCGAGGAGACTGAGCACGAGCAGACCGAGGCCGAGGAGGCCGAGACGGCCGAGGCCGACGGACTGCAGGACGGCGACTTCGTCCGCCTCGCCTACACCGCCCGCACGGTCGAGGGGGACCAGCTCGTCGACACGACCGACGAGGAGGTCGCGGACGAGGAGGGCATCGACACCGAGGAGCGCGCGTTCGAACCGCGCGTCATCGTCCTCGGTGCCGGCCACATCTTCGACGCCGTCGAGGACGACATCGTGGGCAAGGAGGTCGGCGACAGCGGCTCCGTCACCGTCCCGGCCGCCGAAGCCTTCGGCGAGTACAACCAGGAGGAGGTCAAGACCGTCAGCGCCGACAAGATACCCGAGGACGACCGCTACCCCGGCGCGCAGGTGCAGGTCGACAACCAGCAGGGGTACCTCGAGACCATCATCGGCGGACGCGCCCGCGTCGACTTCAACCACCCGCTCGCGGGCGAGGACATCGAGTACGAGTACGAGGTCGTCGACGTCGTCGAGGACACGCTCGACCGCGCGAAGGGGCTGTTCGGCATGTACCTCGACGCGGACCTCGAGATGTCCGTCGAGACCGACGAGGTCGAGGAAGAACAGCTCGTCGAGTCCGACGAGGACGAGGAGGACGAGGAGGACGAGGAAGACGAGGACGCCGAACCCGAGTACGAGACCGTCACCGTCGAGAAGGAGACGCTCTACGTCGAGGCGACCCCGCAGCTCTCGTTCAACCAGCAGTGGATGTTCCAGAAACAACAGATCGCGCAACAGATCATGGACCAGGTCGGTCTCGACCGCGTCATCATCCAGGAGACCATCGAGGACCAGGCCGCCGGCATGGGTGGCATGATGGGCGGTATGGGTGGCATGGGCGGTATGGGCGGCGGCGACCTCGAAGCGGCGCTCGAGGAGGCCGACGTCGACGCGGACGACATCGTCGACGAACTCGACGAGGAGTAG
- a CDS encoding DUF7344 domain-containing protein: MDDATTGLLTNHRRRYVLSYLDERAGEPVSVDALASQVIARELVMGSGSVDPDSVEVTLAHVHLPKLAAAGVIEYDRDAATVRRRLDDTDVVLEERTARVLEGSSA, from the coding sequence ATGGACGACGCCACCACCGGACTACTGACGAACCACCGCCGTCGGTACGTGCTCTCGTACCTCGACGAGCGCGCCGGCGAACCGGTGTCGGTGGACGCCCTCGCAAGCCAGGTAATCGCGCGCGAGCTGGTGATGGGTTCAGGGTCGGTCGACCCGGACTCCGTCGAGGTCACCCTCGCTCACGTCCACCTGCCGAAGCTGGCCGCCGCCGGAGTCATCGAGTACGACCGCGACGCCGCGACGGTGCGGCGTCGTCTCGACGACACGGACGTAGTCCTCGAAGAGCGCACCGCCCGCGTACTGGAAGGAAGTTCCGCGTAA
- a CDS encoding RAD55 family ATPase encodes MEGRLRTGVEVLDRKLGGGIPAGSTVALCAQPASQAELLLHELSATRGTLYVTLGRTEAAVEASIRTSPAHAGEPTVRHVTGDAPLDNTAKLVGALPEASNLIVDPADVLERCDPDRYRNFLNDLQNHLSNTGGLAVLYCLAGHDVPPGRDTTRHMADVVFDLKTHVGSDTIENRLTVPKFRGGRALSDVVKLELAERVAIDTSRDIA; translated from the coding sequence ATGGAGGGACGACTGCGAACGGGAGTGGAGGTGCTCGACCGGAAGCTCGGGGGCGGCATCCCCGCCGGGAGCACCGTCGCCCTCTGTGCGCAGCCCGCCAGCCAGGCGGAGCTCCTCCTCCACGAGCTCTCGGCGACCCGGGGGACGCTCTACGTCACCCTCGGGCGGACGGAGGCCGCCGTCGAGGCGAGCATCCGCACCTCGCCGGCGCACGCCGGTGAACCGACCGTTCGACACGTCACCGGCGACGCCCCCCTCGACAACACGGCGAAACTCGTCGGCGCGCTTCCGGAGGCGTCGAACCTCATCGTCGACCCGGCGGACGTCCTCGAACGGTGCGACCCCGACCGCTACCGCAACTTCCTCAACGACCTCCAGAACCACCTCTCGAACACCGGTGGACTCGCCGTCCTCTACTGTCTCGCGGGCCACGACGTACCGCCAGGTCGAGACACGACCAGACACATGGCGGACGTAGTGTTCGACCTGAAGACGCACGTCGGCAGCGACACCATCGAGAACCGCCTGACCGTCCCGAAGTTCCGTGGCGGGCGGGCGCTCTCGGACGTCGTGAAACTCGAACTGGCCGAGCGCGTGGCCATCGACACCAGCCGCGACATCGCGTGA
- a CDS encoding MinD/ParA family ATP-binding protein: MLAVTGGKGGVGKTTTALGVAEALARAEGGAVVVDADREMPDLARLAGCTPADPAATPSRGVEALAAGVPLDRAGRSPPDCAGVTVVSTGRCSDATLRRALARVARADVPVVVDCPAGAGTGTAVPLACARTALVVSTPTPAALRDAAKSAAMARALDTPPLGSALTRCRTPPAGVDRLLGCPVRARIPPATSPRENDAVRAAYRRLAERFTSHLP; this comes from the coding sequence ATGCTCGCGGTCACCGGCGGGAAGGGCGGCGTCGGCAAGACGACGACGGCACTCGGCGTCGCGGAGGCGCTCGCCCGGGCGGAGGGAGGGGCGGTCGTCGTCGACGCCGACCGTGAGATGCCAGACCTCGCCCGACTCGCAGGCTGTACGCCGGCGGACCCGGCCGCGACCCCGAGTCGGGGCGTCGAGGCACTCGCCGCGGGCGTCCCCCTCGACCGTGCGGGTCGCTCACCCCCCGACTGCGCCGGCGTCACCGTCGTCTCGACGGGGCGGTGTTCGGACGCGACCCTCCGACGGGCGCTCGCACGCGTCGCACGCGCGGACGTCCCCGTCGTCGTCGACTGTCCCGCCGGTGCGGGGACCGGTACCGCCGTCCCGCTCGCGTGCGCACGGACGGCGCTCGTCGTCTCGACGCCCACCCCGGCCGCCCTCCGCGACGCGGCCAAGAGCGCAGCCATGGCGCGGGCGCTCGACACCCCACCCCTCGGTTCGGCGCTCACCCGCTGTCGGACACCCCCAGCGGGCGTCGACCGACTGCTCGGGTGTCCCGTCCGCGCCCGTATCCCGCCGGCGACGTCACCGCGAGAGAACGACGCCGTACGGGCCGCATACCGACGACTCGCGGAACGTTTCACATCGCATCTACCCTGA
- the pyrB gene encoding aspartate carbamoyltransferase yields MRHDHLLSANQLSRDDIEAVLDRAATIADDPPDHADDVLALLFFEPSTRTKMSFDTAMKRLGGTTVDMGSAEASSVKKGETLADTVRVVEGYADAIVLRHPSEGAAKMASEFVDVPVVNAGDGAGQHPSQTLLDLYTIRENAGLDDLTIGIMGDLKYGRTVHSLASALTNFDARQQFISPESLRLPRSVRFDLHEAGAQVREHTDLAEVLPDLDVLYVTRIQRERFPDENEYRAVAGQYRIDEATLADASDDLTVMHPLPRVDEIAPDVDSTPHATYFEQAHNGVPVRMALLSALLGGEDR; encoded by the coding sequence ATGCGGCACGACCATCTACTCAGCGCGAACCAACTCTCGCGGGACGACATCGAGGCCGTGCTCGACCGTGCCGCGACCATCGCCGACGACCCGCCGGACCACGCGGACGACGTCCTCGCCCTGCTGTTCTTCGAGCCGAGTACGCGGACGAAGATGAGCTTCGACACCGCGATGAAGCGCCTCGGGGGCACCACCGTCGACATGGGGTCGGCGGAGGCCTCGTCTGTCAAGAAAGGCGAGACGCTCGCGGACACGGTGCGCGTCGTCGAGGGATACGCGGACGCCATCGTCCTCCGCCACCCGAGCGAGGGGGCGGCGAAGATGGCCAGCGAGTTCGTCGACGTCCCGGTGGTCAACGCGGGCGACGGCGCGGGGCAACACCCGAGCCAGACCCTGCTCGACCTCTACACCATCCGGGAGAACGCGGGGCTCGACGACCTCACCATCGGCATCATGGGCGACCTGAAGTACGGCCGGACGGTCCACTCGCTGGCGAGCGCGCTCACGAACTTCGACGCCCGCCAGCAGTTCATCAGCCCCGAGAGCCTCCGTCTCCCCCGGTCGGTGCGCTTCGACCTCCACGAGGCCGGCGCACAGGTCAGAGAACACACCGACCTCGCGGAGGTGCTCCCGGACCTCGACGTGCTCTACGTGACGCGCATCCAGCGCGAGCGGTTCCCCGACGAGAACGAGTACCGGGCCGTCGCAGGCCAGTACCGCATCGACGAGGCCACCCTGGCGGACGCGAGCGACGACCTCACCGTGATGCACCCCCTGCCGCGCGTCGACGAGATCGCGCCGGACGTCGACTCGACTCCCCACGCGACGTACTTCGAGCAGGCGCACAACGGGGTGCCCGTCAGGATGGCGCTGCTCTCGGCCCTCCTCGGGGGTGAGGACCGATGA
- the pyrI gene encoding aspartate carbamoyltransferase regulatory subunit — protein MSDDTLRVAKIRSGTVIDHVPGGQALNVLAILGIDGSAGEAVSVGMNVSSDRLGQKDIVKVEGRELSQAEVDVISLIAPAASINIVRDYEVVEKNRVVRPERVTGVLTCPNHNCITTGNEPVESAFDVLDGGVRCAYCDTILREDIAAHL, from the coding sequence ATGAGCGACGACACGCTCCGGGTCGCCAAGATACGCAGCGGGACGGTCATCGACCACGTCCCGGGCGGGCAGGCGCTGAACGTCCTCGCCATCCTCGGCATCGACGGGTCGGCCGGCGAGGCCGTCAGCGTCGGCATGAACGTCTCCAGCGACCGCCTCGGCCAGAAGGACATCGTGAAGGTCGAGGGTCGGGAACTGAGCCAGGCGGAGGTCGACGTCATCTCGCTCATCGCACCGGCCGCCTCCATCAACATCGTCCGGGACTACGAGGTCGTCGAGAAGAACCGCGTGGTCCGCCCCGAGCGCGTGACGGGCGTGCTCACCTGCCCGAACCACAACTGCATCACGACCGGGAACGAACCCGTCGAGTCCGCCTTCGACGTCCTCGACGGCGGCGTCAGGTGCGCCTACTGCGACACCATCCTCCGAGAGGACATCGCGGCCCACCTCTGA
- a CDS encoding glutamate-cysteine ligase family protein, translating to MKIGLEVEYWLIDGRGELVDVPPDLVAANEHLVEEFVPPLLEIQTPPVSSLSALESTLREVLETALMLVHDYDCRLVPLGSPLASESLPITSERGRLLQRIYGDELEYAKHCAGTHVHFDKGNVTRQLNLLTALDPALALVNSSPYFSNSQVASSSRAAVYRYEAHRQFARYRDLWDYVEDREEWDERVAEHHADLGRMAAERGVPRDRFERYFSPDDAVLTPVRLRERSPTVEWRAPDAALPSQTLLLVADVLRLLEQTDHKEVVVGDTGVWADRIGVPSFAELQELSREAISEGVRSVRVQDYLLRMGFDVARYDPIAERIEQNWTIPRERALEIRRQYADELEADVASLG from the coding sequence ATGAAGATAGGACTCGAAGTGGAATACTGGCTGATAGACGGACGGGGTGAACTGGTCGACGTTCCGCCAGACCTCGTCGCGGCGAACGAGCACCTGGTCGAGGAGTTCGTTCCGCCGCTGCTGGAGATACAGACGCCGCCCGTCTCCTCGCTGTCGGCCCTCGAATCGACCCTCCGTGAGGTCCTGGAGACGGCCCTGATGCTCGTTCACGACTACGACTGTCGGCTCGTCCCGCTCGGGTCGCCGCTCGCCAGCGAGTCCCTCCCCATCACCAGCGAGCGGGGGCGCCTCCTCCAGCGCATCTACGGCGACGAACTCGAGTACGCGAAACACTGCGCCGGGACGCACGTTCACTTCGACAAGGGGAACGTGACCCGACAGCTCAACCTGCTGACGGCGCTCGACCCGGCGCTGGCGCTCGTCAACTCCTCGCCGTACTTCAGCAACAGCCAGGTGGCGAGTTCCTCGCGCGCCGCGGTCTACCGCTACGAGGCCCACCGGCAGTTCGCACGGTATCGCGACCTCTGGGACTACGTCGAGGACCGCGAGGAGTGGGACGAACGGGTGGCCGAACACCACGCGGACCTCGGGCGCATGGCCGCCGAGCGCGGCGTCCCTCGCGACCGCTTCGAGCGGTACTTCTCGCCCGACGACGCCGTGTTGACGCCCGTGCGACTCCGCGAGCGCTCGCCGACGGTCGAGTGGCGCGCGCCGGACGCCGCCCTCCCGAGTCAGACGCTCCTGCTCGTCGCGGACGTCCTCCGACTGCTCGAGCAGACCGACCACAAGGAGGTCGTGGTCGGTGACACCGGCGTCTGGGCCGACCGCATCGGCGTCCCGTCGTTCGCGGAACTCCAGGAACTGAGCCGCGAGGCCATCAGCGAGGGGGTTCGCTCGGTGCGCGTCCAGGACTACCTCTTGCGGATGGGCTTCGACGTGGCCCGGTACGACCCCATCGCCGAGCGCATCGAGCAGAACTGGACGATACCCCGCGAGCGGGCGCTGGAGATTCGACGGCAATACGCCGACGAACTGGAGGCGGACGTCGCCAGCCTCGGGTGA
- a CDS encoding DUF1918 domain-containing protein, translating into MAFDEDDRVVLHDQHSDYDGQTGTVTQVIENMFGDATYTVSFEDGQEQGVPEDSLEAVEDEE; encoded by the coding sequence ATGGCATTCGACGAAGACGACCGCGTCGTCCTGCACGACCAGCACAGCGACTACGACGGCCAGACGGGCACGGTGACGCAGGTCATCGAGAACATGTTCGGCGACGCCACCTACACGGTGAGCTTCGAGGACGGCCAGGAACAGGGCGTCCCCGAGGACTCCCTCGAGGCCGTCGAGGACGAGGAGTAG
- a CDS encoding RNA-binding protein: MSGVPFHYVDLQAFAYATEDERRVEDALRTFLPEEFAVERVENVGHHGDPIVVLSARVERADDVRHVLSTLATSADLETVLDQLDRRVTDNCELYLYLDKQSAFRGDVELGAGLSFRAKVEAYPAKKDAAVANARETLADL, translated from the coding sequence ATGTCGGGCGTCCCGTTCCACTACGTCGACCTGCAGGCGTTCGCCTACGCGACGGAGGACGAGCGGCGCGTCGAGGACGCCCTCCGGACGTTCCTCCCCGAGGAGTTCGCCGTCGAGCGCGTCGAGAACGTCGGCCACCACGGCGACCCCATCGTCGTCCTCTCGGCGCGCGTCGAGCGCGCCGACGACGTGCGACACGTCCTCTCGACGCTGGCGACCTCGGCCGACCTGGAGACGGTGCTCGACCAGCTCGACCGGCGCGTGACGGACAACTGCGAACTGTACCTCTACCTCGACAAGCAGTCGGCCTTCCGCGGCGACGTCGAACTCGGCGCCGGCCTCTCCTTTCGCGCGAAGGTCGAGGCCTATCCCGCGAAGAAGGACGCCGCCGTGGCGAACGCCCGCGAGACGCTCGCCGACCTCTGA
- a CDS encoding RNase P subunit p30 family protein: MYEAVHARPDGESTVARMALTAAEQGYEGVVVRNHGDAPAHYDPESAAEASGIDVVDAVEVRAEDRSRASSFVERHRERRTLVCVHGGALNRLAVEDERVDVLAHPMRDGDVNHVLARAAADNGVRLEFDFSRVLRADGGERVRAIAGLRKLRELVEKYDTPYVVSADARSHLHLRAPRELVAVGELCGFAPEQVREGGREWGRLAARNRERRSDSFIEPGVRRGRYEETD, encoded by the coding sequence ATGTACGAGGCCGTCCACGCCCGCCCCGACGGTGAGAGCACCGTCGCCCGCATGGCGCTGACGGCGGCCGAGCAGGGGTACGAGGGCGTCGTCGTCCGCAACCACGGCGACGCCCCCGCACACTACGACCCCGAGTCGGCCGCCGAGGCGTCCGGCATCGACGTCGTCGACGCCGTCGAGGTGCGCGCCGAGGACCGCTCGCGGGCGTCGTCATTCGTCGAGCGCCACCGCGAGCGCCGGACGCTCGTCTGCGTCCACGGGGGGGCGCTCAACCGCCTCGCGGTCGAGGACGAGCGCGTCGACGTCCTCGCCCACCCGATGCGCGACGGCGACGTGAACCACGTCCTCGCGCGGGCGGCCGCCGACAACGGCGTCCGACTGGAGTTCGACTTCTCTCGGGTGCTCAGGGCCGACGGGGGCGAGCGCGTCCGGGCCATCGCCGGCCTCCGGAAACTCCGCGAACTCGTCGAGAAGTACGACACGCCTTACGTCGTGAGCGCCGACGCGCGCAGTCACCTCCACCTCCGTGCCCCCCGCGAACTCGTCGCCGTCGGCGAACTCTGCGGGTTCGCCCCCGAGCAGGTGCGCGAGGGGGGACGCGAGTGGGGGCGACTGGCCGCCCGGAACCGCGAGCGACGCTCCGATTCGTTCATTGAGCCGGGGGTCCGACGTGGCAGGTATGAAGAGACCGATTGA
- a CDS encoding methyltransferase domain-containing protein → MKRPIEEHAARFDEVAGEYDDTQNQTDEYRACVSLVVDYADPGPEDVVLDLGCGTGAIGLALADRAKRVVGRDISEGMMERAREKAAQRGLDNVEFGEGSFRDPNVDGSVDVVVSNFAMHHLGDEEKREAIDVVAGLGPRRFVLGDVMLFGEADPESPLYSPEVDDPATVGVLADALTDAGFALTAVEMVHEQFGVLVAERATGTGDSTGDGR, encoded by the coding sequence ATGAAGAGACCGATTGAGGAGCACGCGGCGCGCTTCGACGAGGTGGCGGGCGAGTACGACGACACGCAGAACCAGACCGACGAGTACCGGGCCTGCGTCTCGCTGGTCGTCGACTACGCCGACCCCGGCCCCGAGGACGTCGTCCTCGACCTCGGCTGCGGGACGGGGGCCATCGGCCTCGCGCTCGCCGACCGGGCGAAGCGCGTCGTCGGCCGCGACATCAGCGAGGGGATGATGGAACGGGCCCGCGAGAAGGCCGCCCAGCGCGGCCTCGACAACGTCGAGTTCGGCGAGGGGAGCTTCCGCGACCCGAACGTCGACGGCTCCGTGGACGTCGTCGTCTCGAACTTCGCCATGCACCACCTCGGCGACGAGGAGAAGCGCGAGGCCATCGACGTCGTCGCGGGGTTGGGTCCCCGACGGTTCGTCCTCGGCGACGTGATGCTCTTCGGCGAGGCCGACCCCGAGTCGCCGCTGTACAGCCCGGAGGTCGACGACCCGGCGACCGTCGGCGTCCTCGCCGACGCGCTCACCGACGCGGGGTTCGCGCTCACGGCCGTCGAGATGGTCCACGAGCAGTTCGGCGTCCTCGTGGCGGAACGGGCGACCGGCACCGGCGACAGCACCGGGGACGGCCGGTAG
- a CDS encoding Rpp14/Pop5 family protein — protein MRHLPKHLRPRWRYLGVGLEGWPDATVDRGAFQRDLWYAAQNLVGDVGSAALDLTVYGFAFEDGVGHAVVRVRRGEVERGRAVLACLAEVDGHPLRVTVRGVGGTVRACEERYIRRPRELSEENTVAFESAERPAVVRGDRVDVRVDSGFAGATGHDLT, from the coding sequence ATGCGCCACCTCCCGAAGCACCTCCGGCCGCGCTGGCGGTACCTCGGCGTCGGGCTGGAGGGGTGGCCCGACGCGACGGTCGACCGCGGGGCGTTCCAGCGCGACCTGTGGTACGCGGCCCAGAACCTCGTCGGCGACGTCGGCAGCGCCGCCCTCGACCTGACGGTGTACGGCTTCGCCTTCGAGGACGGCGTCGGCCACGCCGTCGTCCGGGTCCGTCGGGGGGAGGTCGAGCGGGGGCGGGCGGTGCTCGCCTGTCTCGCCGAGGTCGACGGCCACCCCCTCCGGGTGACAGTCCGTGGCGTGGGCGGGACGGTCCGAGCCTGCGAAGAAAGGTATATACGGCGCCCGCGGGAACTTTCCGAGGAGAACACCGTCGCGTTCGAGAGCGCCGAGCGACCCGCAGTCGTGCGGGGCGACCGCGTCGACGTGCGGGTCGACTCGGGGTTCGCGGGGGCGACAGGACACGATCTCACCTAA
- the psmA gene encoding archaeal proteasome endopeptidase complex subunit alpha has translation MQGQSQQQAYDRGITIFSPDGRLYQVEYAREAVKRGSASIGVRTSDGVVLLADKRISSPLLEGSSVEKLHKADDHIGIASAGHVADARQLIDYARRQAQINQLRYGEPISVETLTKAVTDNIQQYTQVGGARPFGVALIIGGVDDTGTPRLFETDPSGTPYEWKALAVGADRNDIEDHLKEHYDEEMDLDAGVDLALSALASVSEEGLRPDGLGLALVDAETDQYRELGEAEIREHLEAHDLLADEE, from the coding sequence ATGCAGGGTCAAAGTCAACAGCAGGCCTACGACCGGGGGATAACCATCTTCTCCCCGGACGGACGGCTCTATCAAGTCGAGTACGCTCGCGAGGCCGTCAAACGCGGGTCCGCGAGTATCGGTGTGCGAACGAGCGACGGCGTCGTCCTCCTCGCAGACAAGCGCATCAGCTCTCCGCTGCTGGAGGGTTCGAGCGTCGAGAAACTGCACAAAGCCGACGACCACATCGGCATCGCGAGCGCCGGCCACGTCGCCGACGCCCGTCAGCTCATCGACTACGCGCGCCGACAGGCACAGATCAACCAACTGCGCTACGGCGAACCGATCAGCGTCGAGACGCTGACGAAGGCCGTCACCGACAACATCCAGCAGTACACGCAGGTCGGCGGCGCCCGCCCGTTCGGCGTCGCGCTCATCATCGGCGGCGTCGACGACACCGGCACCCCCCGGTTGTTCGAGACCGACCCCTCGGGGACGCCCTACGAGTGGAAGGCGCTCGCCGTCGGCGCGGACCGCAACGACATCGAGGACCACCTCAAGGAGCACTACGACGAGGAGATGGACCTCGACGCCGGCGTCGACCTCGCGCTCAGCGCGCTCGCGTCGGTCTCCGAGGAGGGACTCCGACCCGACGGCCTCGGCCTCGCGCTCGTCGACGCCGAGACCGACCAGTACCGCGAACTCGGCGAGGCCGAGATCCGCGAACACCTCGAAGCCCACGACCTCCTCGCCGACGAGGAGTAA
- a CDS encoding ribosome assembly factor SBDS, which produces MISLDEAVTARLESHGARFEVLVDPDAALAIKRGEFDGELEEVIAAEDVFEDASRGDRPAETDLEDVFGTTDPMEIIPEVIERGEIQITADQRREMQEQKRRRLIDTIARNAVNPQMDDAPHPPERIERALEEAGFRVDPMTPVENQVDDALDTLRPVIPIRFDEVVMAVRVPAEYAGSAQARIRQFGDLQREEWQSDGSWVGVLEFPAGLQNEFYDLVNETSSGEADTRVVKDEDELSTR; this is translated from the coding sequence ATGATATCACTCGACGAAGCCGTGACGGCGCGGCTCGAGTCGCACGGTGCGCGGTTCGAGGTGCTCGTTGACCCCGACGCGGCACTGGCCATCAAGCGAGGCGAGTTCGACGGCGAGCTAGAGGAGGTCATCGCCGCCGAGGACGTCTTCGAGGACGCCTCCCGGGGGGACCGGCCCGCCGAGACGGACCTGGAGGACGTCTTCGGGACGACCGACCCCATGGAGATCATCCCCGAGGTCATCGAGCGCGGCGAGATACAGATAACGGCCGACCAGCGCCGCGAGATGCAAGAACAGAAGCGGAGACGGCTCATCGACACCATCGCGCGCAACGCGGTCAACCCGCAGATGGACGACGCCCCCCACCCGCCCGAGCGCATCGAGCGCGCGCTGGAGGAGGCGGGGTTCAGGGTCGACCCGATGACACCCGTCGAGAACCAGGTCGACGACGCGCTCGACACTCTCCGTCCGGTCATCCCCATCCGCTTCGACGAGGTGGTGATGGCAGTGCGCGTGCCCGCCGAGTACGCCGGCAGCGCGCAGGCGCGCATCCGACAGTTCGGCGACCTCCAGCGCGAGGAGTGGCAGAGCGACGGGTCGTGGGTCGGCGTCCTCGAGTTCCCGGCGGGCCTCCAGAACGAGTTCTACGACCTCGTCAACGAGACGTCGAGCGGCGAGGCCGACACTCGCGTCGTGAAGGACGAGGACGAACTGAGCACGCGCTGA
- a CDS encoding FUN14 domain-containing protein, with the protein MSVELNAAQLGLDVGTGGVVGAVTGFAAKKLTKLVAVLVGVQLALFKYLESQQLLVVDWDRLTAGLLDVGDVAASGAPPSWVTSLLSTASVSGGFAAGFLVGFKAG; encoded by the coding sequence GTGAGCGTAGAACTAAACGCGGCCCAGCTGGGTCTCGACGTGGGCACGGGCGGCGTCGTCGGCGCCGTCACGGGGTTCGCCGCGAAGAAACTGACCAAACTCGTCGCCGTCCTCGTCGGCGTCCAGCTGGCGCTGTTCAAGTACCTCGAATCGCAGCAGCTCCTCGTCGTCGACTGGGACCGGCTGACGGCCGGACTGCTCGACGTCGGGGACGTCGCCGCCTCGGGGGCGCCCCCATCGTGGGTGACCTCGCTCCTCTCGACGGCCTCCGTCTCCGGCGGGTTCGCCGCGGGCTTCCTCGTCGGGTTCAAGGCCGGGTGA